Proteins encoded within one genomic window of Amorphoplanes friuliensis DSM 7358:
- the manA gene encoding mannose-6-phosphate isomerase, class I gives MAAVFPLQGVIRPYAWGSRTAIAELQGRPAPSDAPEAELWLGAHPGDPSTVTGPDGPVSLAALIADDPKGQLGAEVADEFGVRLPYLMKLLAAEAPLSLQAHPDADYAKQAWAAQEADPAAPRNYTDAHHKPEMLVALTAFDALCGFRAPDVSAAAIEGLAIPRLAPVVAALRTGPSGLRDAVQTLLTWPADDRAALITEVVAAAANGPSDHAESYSLATDLAGHYPGDPGVLVALLLNLVHLAPGEAIWMPAGNLHAYLSGTGVEIMAASDNVLRGGLTPKRVDVGELLRVLRFEVLENPILAATEVAPGVQTWQVPVREFALYRLTLTPTTPPLSLPGTGPRIIFGTQGDVYVAEAVDGTPVEVTPGTAAYVPAETGPATVAGVGQIFVASVAG, from the coding sequence GTGGCTGCTGTCTTCCCGCTGCAAGGTGTCATCCGTCCGTACGCCTGGGGCTCGCGCACCGCGATCGCCGAGCTCCAGGGCCGTCCGGCGCCGAGCGACGCCCCCGAGGCCGAGCTGTGGCTGGGCGCCCACCCGGGTGATCCCTCCACGGTCACCGGCCCGGACGGCCCCGTCAGCCTGGCGGCACTCATCGCCGACGACCCCAAGGGCCAGCTCGGCGCGGAGGTTGCGGACGAGTTCGGCGTACGCCTGCCGTACCTGATGAAGCTCTTGGCCGCGGAGGCGCCGCTGTCGCTGCAGGCGCACCCGGACGCCGACTATGCCAAGCAGGCCTGGGCGGCCCAGGAGGCCGACCCGGCAGCACCCCGGAACTACACGGACGCGCACCACAAGCCCGAGATGCTGGTGGCGCTCACCGCGTTCGACGCCCTGTGCGGATTCCGGGCACCGGACGTGTCGGCCGCGGCGATCGAAGGCCTGGCCATCCCGCGGCTGGCCCCGGTCGTCGCCGCCCTGCGCACCGGCCCGTCCGGCCTTCGCGACGCGGTCCAGACCCTCCTGACCTGGCCCGCCGACGACCGGGCGGCGCTGATCACCGAGGTGGTCGCGGCGGCCGCGAACGGCCCGTCCGACCACGCCGAGAGCTACAGCCTGGCCACCGACCTGGCCGGCCACTACCCGGGCGATCCCGGCGTCCTGGTGGCGCTGCTGCTCAACCTGGTCCACCTGGCGCCGGGCGAGGCGATCTGGATGCCCGCGGGCAACCTCCACGCCTACCTGTCCGGCACCGGCGTAGAAATCATGGCGGCCAGCGACAACGTCCTCCGCGGCGGCCTCACCCCCAAACGCGTCGACGTCGGCGAGCTCCTTCGCGTCCTGCGCTTCGAGGTCCTCGAAAACCCGATCCTCGCGGCGACCGAGGTGGCCCCGGGCGTCCAGACGTGGCAGGTCCCGGTCCGAGAGTTCGCCCTTTACCGCCTGACCCTGACACCGACCACCCCACCTCTGAGCCTCCCGGGCACCGGCCCCCGCATCATCTTCGGCACCCAGGGCGACGTGTACGTGGCCGAAGCCGTCGACGGCACCCCCGTCGAGGTCACCCCGGGTACGGCGGCCTACGTCCCGGCCGAGACGGGCCCGGCGACGGTCGCGGGCGTCGGCCAGATCTTCGTCGCCTCGGTCGCCGGCTGA
- a CDS encoding helix-turn-helix domain-containing protein: MARPTSMAARRELGDELRRLRGERRGAEIARLLGWSESKLSRIETARTGISESDLERLLRAYGCTPADRLRMRELARRGRARVWWAPYRSSVAEPYDEYVAFEAEAVSICEWEAQVVPGLLQTDEYAHAVIEVGADVSDQETILRRTALRMARQSVLTREPPPRLCVVLDESALHREVGGRAVLHRQVQRLYDASHRPGVELHVLPFRAGAHAALGEAFVIFEFGSEERAPVVHSEDLVGGQLRTKPGDVQIYRDAFEDLRGRALSISETRDCIARTGDSLR, translated from the coding sequence GTGGCCAGGCCGACATCGATGGCCGCGCGCCGGGAGCTCGGTGACGAGTTGCGCCGGCTGCGCGGGGAGCGCCGTGGCGCCGAGATTGCCCGCTTGCTGGGCTGGTCCGAGTCGAAGTTGAGCCGCATCGAGACGGCGCGGACGGGCATCAGTGAGTCCGATCTGGAGCGGCTGCTCCGGGCGTACGGGTGCACTCCGGCGGACCGTCTCCGCATGCGGGAGCTGGCGCGCCGGGGCCGGGCGCGGGTCTGGTGGGCGCCCTACCGGTCGTCGGTGGCCGAGCCTTACGACGAGTACGTCGCGTTCGAGGCCGAGGCTGTCTCCATCTGCGAGTGGGAGGCGCAGGTCGTTCCCGGTCTGCTGCAGACGGACGAGTACGCGCACGCGGTCATCGAGGTCGGCGCGGACGTCAGCGACCAGGAGACGATCCTGCGGCGTACGGCTCTGCGGATGGCCCGGCAGAGCGTCCTGACCAGGGAACCGCCGCCCCGGCTGTGTGTGGTGCTGGACGAGTCGGCCCTGCACCGGGAGGTCGGGGGCCGGGCTGTGCTCCACCGTCAGGTGCAGCGGCTTTACGACGCCAGTCACCGCCCCGGGGTGGAGCTGCACGTCCTGCCGTTCCGGGCGGGGGCGCACGCCGCGCTCGGCGAGGCCTTTGTCATCTTCGAGTTCGGGTCGGAGGAGCGGGCGCCGGTCGTGCACAGCGAGGATCTTGTCGGTGGTCAGTTGCGGACAAAACCTGGTGACGTGCAGATCTATCGGGATGCGTTCGAGGATCTGCGCGGTCGTGCACTGTCCATCAGTGAGACGCGGGACTGCATCGCCCGGACGGGCGATTCCCTGCGGTGA
- a CDS encoding DUF397 domain-containing protein produces MTLHNHGLTWRKSTRSAAAGHCVEVAAAAAAVFVRDSKDVAGPVLEFGAEGWAEFVAGVRDGEFDRR; encoded by the coding sequence ATGACATTGCATAACCACGGTTTGACCTGGCGAAAGAGCACCCGGAGTGCCGCCGCCGGCCACTGTGTCGAGGTTGCGGCAGCCGCCGCGGCCGTTTTTGTCCGGGACTCCAAGGATGTCGCCGGGCCGGTGCTCGAGTTCGGCGCCGAGGGCTGGGCGGAGTTCGTCGCGGGTGTCCGCGACGGGGAGTTCGACCGCCGCTGA
- the efeU gene encoding iron uptake transporter permease EfeU, producing MLATYLIGLREGLEATLVVSILIAFLVKSDRKDRLVQVWAGVGLAVALSVFFGWLLSYTSTTLLQKYEHRELFEAVTSILAVVFVTWMIFWMRKAARSIAGELRGKLQDALAVGSISVALMAFLAVVREGLETSLIFYSAVQGASDNSRPLYALLAGIASAVAIGYLMYATAVRINLSVFFTWTGALLILVAAGILKYGVHDFQEANVLPGLNTLAYDISGVLDPSAWYTALLTGMFNITPTASVLESIAWAAYGIPVLVLFLRPSRKKPAGEKPVATTSEPTPASAPQQ from the coding sequence ATGCTCGCCACCTACCTCATCGGCCTCCGTGAGGGGTTGGAAGCCACCCTGGTGGTGAGCATCCTCATCGCCTTCCTGGTGAAGTCGGACCGCAAGGACCGGCTCGTGCAGGTGTGGGCCGGCGTCGGCCTCGCGGTCGCCCTCTCCGTCTTCTTCGGCTGGCTGCTCAGCTACACCTCGACCACGCTGCTCCAGAAGTACGAGCACCGTGAGCTCTTCGAGGCCGTCACCTCGATCCTCGCCGTGGTCTTCGTGACCTGGATGATCTTCTGGATGCGCAAGGCGGCCCGTTCCATCGCGGGTGAGCTGCGCGGCAAGCTCCAGGACGCACTCGCGGTCGGCTCGATCTCGGTCGCCTTGATGGCCTTCCTCGCTGTTGTCCGCGAGGGCCTCGAGACCTCGCTGATCTTCTACTCCGCCGTGCAGGGCGCCTCCGACAACAGCCGCCCCCTGTACGCGCTGCTGGCCGGCATCGCCTCCGCGGTCGCCATCGGCTACCTGATGTACGCCACCGCCGTGCGGATCAACCTCTCCGTCTTCTTCACCTGGACCGGAGCGCTGCTCATCCTGGTCGCCGCGGGCATCCTCAAGTACGGCGTGCACGACTTCCAGGAGGCCAACGTGCTTCCGGGCCTCAACACCCTCGCGTACGACATCAGCGGCGTGCTCGACCCGTCGGCCTGGTACACCGCCCTGCTCACCGGGATGTTCAACATCACGCCGACCGCGTCGGTGCTCGAGAGCATCGCCTGGGCGGCGTACGGGATCCCGGTCCTCGTCCTGTTCCTGCGGCCGTCACGCAAGAAGCCGGCGGGCGAGAAGCCGGTCGCCACCACCTCAGAACCCACCCCGGCGTCCGCGCCGCAGCAGTAG
- the efeO gene encoding iron uptake system protein EfeO, whose product MRTTRILALAAVGVLGGALAACGGDSADDTAAAGSAGGPITVKASDTTCEVAKNAVDAGTSVFTITNGGNKVTEFYVYAPGDRVMGEVENIAPGLSRELHVELPSGTYETACKPGMIGKGIRAALTVSGSAAPLTDDAKLADATASYSRYVKSQTGALLPKTEEFVAAVKAGDVDKAKALFPIARTYWERIEPVAEIFGDLDPKIDGREEVIEEGMEFTGFHRLEKDLWAAKPDVSKDGPIADQLLTDVKEIVAKANAEKLSPLQLANGAKGLLDEVATGKITGEEDRYSHTDLWDFNANVEGSKAAIASLRPVLEERDPALVKTLDTEFANVDTTLTKYREGDGWKLHNKLTEADLKGLSDAINALAEPISKVAAVVSKK is encoded by the coding sequence ATGCGTACCACCCGAATCCTCGCGCTCGCCGCGGTCGGCGTCCTCGGCGGCGCCCTGGCCGCGTGCGGTGGCGACAGTGCCGACGACACCGCCGCCGCCGGCAGTGCGGGCGGGCCCATCACCGTCAAGGCGTCCGACACGACCTGCGAGGTCGCGAAGAACGCGGTGGACGCCGGGACCAGCGTCTTCACGATCACCAACGGCGGCAACAAGGTCACCGAGTTCTACGTGTACGCGCCGGGCGATCGGGTCATGGGTGAGGTCGAGAACATCGCGCCCGGGCTCTCGCGTGAGCTGCACGTCGAGCTGCCGTCCGGCACGTACGAGACCGCCTGCAAGCCCGGCATGATCGGCAAGGGCATCCGCGCCGCGCTGACCGTCTCCGGGTCGGCCGCACCGCTGACCGACGACGCCAAGCTCGCCGACGCCACCGCCAGCTACTCGCGGTACGTGAAGAGCCAGACCGGTGCGCTGCTGCCGAAGACCGAGGAGTTCGTCGCCGCGGTCAAGGCGGGCGACGTCGACAAGGCCAAGGCGCTGTTCCCGATCGCGCGGACCTACTGGGAGCGCATCGAGCCCGTCGCCGAGATCTTCGGTGACCTGGACCCGAAGATCGACGGTCGCGAGGAGGTCATCGAGGAGGGCATGGAGTTCACCGGCTTCCACCGCCTCGAGAAGGACCTGTGGGCGGCGAAGCCGGACGTCTCCAAGGACGGGCCGATCGCCGACCAGCTCCTGACCGACGTCAAGGAGATCGTGGCCAAGGCCAACGCCGAGAAGCTCTCCCCGCTGCAGCTGGCCAACGGCGCCAAGGGCCTGCTCGACGAGGTCGCCACCGGCAAGATCACCGGCGAGGAGGACCGCTACTCGCACACCGACCTGTGGGACTTCAACGCCAACGTCGAGGGCTCCAAGGCCGCGATCGCCTCGCTGCGCCCGGTCCTCGAGGAGCGTGACCCCGCGCTGGTCAAGACGCTCGACACCGAGTTCGCCAACGTCGACACCACGCTGACTAAGTACCGCGAGGGCGACGGCTGGAAGCTCCACAACAAGCTCACCGAGGCCGACCTGAAGGGTCTCTCCGACGCGATCAACGCGCTCGCGGAGCCGATCAGCAAGGTCGCCGCGGTCGTCTCCAAGAAGTAA
- the efeB gene encoding iron uptake transporter deferrochelatase/peroxidase subunit: protein MSDSSLSRRRAIALAGVGVAGVTGAAAIGSALVKGSAGDTTPHPVEGAVAFTGEHQAGIVTPAQDRLHFVAFDVITKDRERLIGLLKDWTAAAARMTAGRDAGEIGAVGGVPEAPPDDTGEALGLPPSGLTITVGFGPTLFRDATGKDRFGLAAKRPPALDDLPHFPGDVLDDSLSGGDLCVQACANDPQVAVHAIRNLARIGMGVVSVRWSQLGFGRTSSTSTTQTTARNLFGFKDGTANLKLEETDLLREHLWVQPGDGPDWMTGGSYLVSRKIRMIVETWDRSSLAEQEMIVGRQKGTGAPLGKSGEFEEPDLEAKGADGEPLLALRSHVRLAHPTTNGGARLLRRGYNFVDGSDGLGRLDAGLFFIAFQRDPRKQFVPIQRSLSRQDEMNEYLKPVSLGLFACPPGVSGPDDFWGRALFI from the coding sequence ATGTCCGACAGCTCCCTGTCCCGCCGGCGGGCCATCGCGCTCGCCGGCGTCGGCGTGGCCGGGGTGACCGGCGCGGCGGCGATCGGCAGTGCCCTGGTCAAGGGTTCAGCCGGTGACACGACACCGCACCCGGTCGAGGGAGCTGTCGCGTTCACGGGTGAGCACCAGGCGGGCATCGTCACGCCCGCCCAGGACCGGCTGCACTTCGTGGCGTTCGACGTCATCACCAAGGACCGCGAGCGGCTGATCGGGCTGCTCAAGGACTGGACGGCCGCTGCCGCGCGGATGACGGCCGGCCGTGACGCCGGTGAGATCGGTGCGGTCGGCGGTGTGCCCGAGGCGCCGCCCGACGACACCGGTGAGGCGCTGGGCCTGCCGCCGTCGGGGCTGACCATCACGGTCGGCTTCGGCCCGACGCTGTTCCGGGACGCCACCGGCAAGGACCGCTTCGGGCTCGCCGCGAAGCGCCCGCCCGCCCTCGACGACCTGCCGCACTTCCCGGGGGACGTGCTCGACGACTCCCTGTCCGGCGGTGACCTGTGCGTGCAGGCGTGCGCCAACGACCCGCAGGTGGCGGTGCACGCGATCCGCAACCTCGCGCGGATCGGCATGGGTGTGGTCAGCGTGCGGTGGTCGCAGCTGGGCTTCGGGCGTACGTCGTCGACGTCGACCACTCAGACGACCGCGCGCAATCTTTTCGGCTTCAAGGACGGCACCGCCAACCTCAAGCTCGAGGAGACGGACCTGCTGCGCGAGCACCTGTGGGTGCAGCCGGGTGACGGGCCGGACTGGATGACCGGCGGCTCCTACCTGGTCAGCCGCAAGATCCGGATGATCGTGGAGACGTGGGACCGGTCCTCGCTGGCCGAGCAGGAGATGATCGTCGGCCGGCAGAAGGGGACCGGTGCGCCGCTGGGCAAGTCCGGCGAGTTCGAGGAGCCGGACCTCGAGGCCAAGGGCGCCGACGGCGAGCCGCTGCTGGCGCTGCGCTCGCACGTCCGCCTGGCCCACCCGACGACCAACGGTGGCGCCCGGCTGCTCCGCCGCGGTTACAACTTCGTCGACGGCTCGGACGGCCTCGGACGCCTGGACGCGGGGCTGTTCTTCATCGCCTTCCAGCGTGATCCCCGCAAGCAGTTCGTCCCGATCCAGCGGAGCCTGTCGCGCCAGGACGAGATGAACGAATACCTCAAACCGGTCTCGCTGGGGCTCTTCGCATGCCCACCCGGCGTGTCCGGACCGGACGATTTCTGGGGCCGGGCGCTCTTCATCTGA
- the mtrA gene encoding MtrAB system response regulator MtrA → MRARVLVVDDDPALAEMLGIVLRSEGFLPSFVADGERALAAFRESRPDIVLLDLMLPGMSGIDVARAIRTESGIPIVMLTAKSDTVDVVLGLESGADDYVVKPFKPKELVARMRARLRRGEDAAPEMLTIGPPGNQITIDVPAHTVSRDGEEVKLTPLEFDLLVALARKPRQVFTREVLLEQVWGYRHAADTRLVNVHVQRLRAKIEPDPERPEIILTVRGVGYKAGTG, encoded by the coding sequence ATGAGAGCCCGGGTACTCGTCGTCGATGACGACCCAGCGCTGGCCGAGATGCTCGGTATCGTCCTGCGCAGCGAAGGTTTCCTTCCGTCATTCGTCGCCGATGGCGAGCGCGCCCTTGCCGCGTTCCGTGAGAGCCGGCCCGACATCGTCCTGCTGGACCTGATGCTCCCGGGCATGAGCGGCATCGACGTGGCCCGGGCCATCCGCACCGAGTCGGGCATCCCGATCGTCATGCTGACGGCCAAGAGCGACACGGTCGACGTGGTGCTCGGGCTGGAGTCCGGCGCCGACGACTACGTGGTCAAGCCGTTCAAGCCCAAGGAGCTCGTCGCGCGGATGCGTGCCCGGCTCCGCCGGGGTGAGGACGCCGCGCCCGAGATGCTCACCATCGGGCCGCCCGGCAACCAGATCACCATCGACGTGCCCGCGCACACCGTCTCCCGCGACGGCGAGGAGGTGAAGCTGACGCCGCTCGAGTTCGACCTGCTGGTCGCGCTCGCCCGCAAGCCGCGCCAGGTCTTCACCCGGGAGGTGCTGCTCGAGCAGGTCTGGGGCTACCGCCACGCGGCGGACACCCGCCTGGTCAACGTCCACGTCCAGCGGCTGCGCGCCAAGATCGAGCCGGACCCGGAACGGCCGGAGATCATCCTTACGGTCCGTGGTGTCGGGTACAAGGCGGGCACCGGATAA
- the mtrB gene encoding MtrAB system histidine kinase MtrB → MPIRRTLRVVRRQWRVGVRRGRRVSAPARRAWRRSLHLRVVTLTLVMSSLLVGGFGWFIADRSTQILLDRAEDEVNAQMQGKVEYAYQQLTVHRQVFDKTLPLTIIDTVNRLADGDSAESGGAIVSLQAERFPELKPVTSTKVDTGPLISPELVHTVADDGQVGQQIRTGDVNGVRTKYLVYGSPVPTSFGQVELYYLVPLTTEDRAANQIRTTVLVTGLALVILLGVVAGLVTRMVVTPVRVAARTAQRLSAGLLDQRMKVDGEDDLALLAASFNQMAANLQRQIVRLEEMSRLQRRFTSDVSHELRTPLTTVRMAADLLFSEREDFDPAVARSAELLQAELDRFESLLTDLLEISRFDAGFAALDAEHSDLVPIVERVADRLAGLAERVGVTIELRLPETPVIAEVDPRRIERVLRNLVGNAVEHGEGRPVEVTLATDEAAVAVTVRDHGVGLKPGEERLVFNRFWRADPSRARQTGGTGLGLSISVEDARLHGGWLEAWGEPGGGAQFRLTVPVRSGDRLVAAPLPLIPRDRAIDVLPLALEAAPVAGAEDAGEPAEVAR, encoded by the coding sequence ATGCCCATCCGCCGCACCCTTCGCGTGGTGCGGCGGCAGTGGCGCGTGGGCGTGCGCCGGGGGCGCCGCGTCTCGGCGCCCGCCCGGCGTGCCTGGCGCCGCTCCCTGCACCTGCGCGTCGTCACCCTGACCCTGGTCATGTCCAGCCTGCTGGTCGGCGGCTTCGGCTGGTTCATCGCCGACCGCAGCACGCAGATCCTGCTGGACCGGGCCGAGGACGAGGTCAACGCCCAGATGCAGGGCAAGGTCGAGTACGCGTACCAGCAGCTCACCGTGCACCGGCAGGTGTTCGACAAGACGCTGCCGCTGACGATCATCGACACGGTCAACCGGCTCGCCGACGGTGACTCGGCGGAGAGCGGCGGTGCGATCGTCTCGCTCCAGGCCGAGCGGTTCCCCGAGCTCAAGCCGGTCACCTCGACCAAGGTCGACACCGGCCCGCTGATCAGCCCCGAGCTGGTGCACACCGTCGCCGACGACGGCCAGGTCGGCCAGCAGATCCGCACCGGTGACGTCAACGGTGTCCGGACCAAGTACCTCGTGTACGGGTCACCGGTGCCGACGAGCTTCGGTCAGGTCGAGCTCTACTACCTCGTACCGCTGACCACCGAGGACCGGGCGGCCAACCAGATCCGGACGACGGTGCTGGTCACCGGTCTCGCGCTGGTCATTCTGCTCGGTGTTGTCGCCGGCCTGGTCACCCGCATGGTGGTGACACCGGTCCGGGTCGCCGCCCGCACCGCCCAGCGGCTCTCCGCGGGTCTGCTCGACCAGCGCATGAAGGTCGACGGCGAGGACGACCTGGCGTTGCTGGCCGCGTCCTTCAATCAGATGGCGGCCAACCTCCAGCGGCAGATCGTGCGCCTGGAGGAGATGTCGCGGCTGCAGCGGCGCTTCACCTCGGACGTGTCCCACGAGCTCCGGACGCCGCTCACGACCGTACGCATGGCCGCCGACCTGCTCTTCTCGGAGCGTGAGGATTTTGATCCGGCCGTGGCGCGCAGCGCCGAGCTGCTGCAGGCCGAGCTGGACCGCTTCGAGAGCCTGCTGACCGACCTGCTGGAGATCAGTCGCTTCGACGCGGGTTTTGCCGCGCTGGACGCCGAGCACAGCGACCTGGTGCCGATCGTCGAGCGGGTCGCGGACCGGCTGGCCGGGCTGGCCGAGCGGGTCGGGGTCACCATCGAGCTGCGGCTGCCGGAGACACCCGTCATCGCCGAGGTGGATCCGCGGCGGATCGAGCGGGTGCTGCGCAACCTGGTCGGCAACGCCGTCGAGCACGGCGAGGGCCGGCCGGTCGAGGTCACGCTGGCCACCGACGAGGCCGCTGTGGCGGTCACGGTCCGGGACCACGGCGTGGGTCTCAAGCCGGGGGAGGAGCGTCTGGTGTTCAACCGCTTCTGGCGGGCCGACCCTTCCCGCGCCCGGCAGACCGGCGGCACCGGCCTGGGCCTGTCGATCTCGGTCGAGGACGCGCGGTTGCACGGCGGCTGGCTGGAGGCCTGGGGCGAGCCGGGTGGCGGGGCGCAGTTCCGGCTGACCGTCCCGGTGCGCTCGGGTGACCGTCTGGTGGCCGCGCCGCTGCCACTCATCCCGCGTGACCGTGCCATCGACGTGCTCCCGCTCGCCCTCGAGGCGGCGCCGGTGGCGGGCGCCGAGGACGCGGGCGAGCCCGCGGAGGTGGCCCGATGA
- a CDS encoding LpqB family beta-propeller domain-containing protein: MRRSLRALLVAPLLGALLLGGCGIPDSTEVERVGPGPSTGTSTGGDVAPTRHSRESTLLAKTFVEYYLEAAAGDPNGAAERVRQFLSPSAANSFKFPARSDLTVVHLVEDPLVNPGDDRVTLSAKTVGVLGRNGILNPVSNNSETTYDFTVGYITGENGLFVTKAPPTLLVSDTALNTFYDRRNLYFWNLEHTALVPDVRYLAKDVPSEQQPNEIIKWLIDGPSDLLGDAVEPLPDGTVLDGNVPAARDDKLQINLSGQAVQPPDDPEAMDRLRRQLMWSLRPNLPGTLELRVGTQERNDYDSTDYLTSNLAYQLTPTPERFVIYNRQVRRVSRSLNATEALPVLRPEANKDVQAAAMAGSGDRRFAALVVSAGNRQELRVGAAAVGQQAELARLRLPAGATGQPVWAVTSPDPQTPAVGLITVGGRLYSFDSEGDAVTPVGGPGPAGGIAAVAVAPDGRRIALVAGGRVSIASLSTSGDGVQIRQSRQILTPLLRRASAVDWSSETWLTVAGDRADRNRVAIFEVTVDGTQMTERLEDIGTEAVTYLTAYPQRPTVGKESSDNVAYVADGDAFSVPSGPVRITVADLADPVADPPADVVPTAPFFLR, from the coding sequence ATGAGGCGCAGCCTGCGGGCCCTGCTGGTCGCGCCGCTGCTGGGGGCCCTCCTGCTCGGCGGCTGCGGCATCCCGGACAGCACCGAGGTCGAGCGGGTCGGCCCGGGGCCGTCGACCGGCACCTCCACCGGCGGCGACGTCGCACCGACCCGGCACAGCCGGGAGTCGACGCTGCTCGCCAAGACTTTTGTCGAGTACTACCTCGAGGCCGCGGCCGGCGACCCCAACGGTGCGGCCGAACGCGTCAGGCAGTTCCTCTCCCCCTCGGCGGCGAACTCGTTCAAGTTCCCCGCGCGCAGCGACCTGACCGTCGTGCACCTGGTCGAGGACCCCCTGGTCAACCCGGGCGACGACCGGGTGACGCTGAGCGCCAAGACGGTCGGGGTGCTGGGCCGCAACGGCATCCTCAACCCTGTCTCGAACAACTCGGAGACGACGTACGACTTCACCGTCGGGTACATCACCGGCGAGAACGGCCTCTTCGTGACCAAGGCGCCGCCGACGCTGCTGGTCAGCGACACCGCGCTCAACACGTTCTACGACCGGCGCAACCTCTACTTCTGGAACCTCGAGCACACCGCGCTGGTGCCCGACGTGCGGTACCTCGCCAAGGACGTGCCGTCGGAGCAGCAGCCCAACGAGATCATCAAGTGGCTGATCGACGGCCCGTCGGACCTGCTCGGTGATGCGGTCGAGCCGCTGCCCGACGGGACGGTGCTCGACGGCAACGTGCCCGCGGCGCGGGACGACAAGCTGCAGATCAACCTGAGCGGCCAGGCCGTCCAGCCGCCGGACGATCCGGAGGCGATGGACCGCCTGAGACGCCAGCTCATGTGGTCGCTGCGACCCAATCTGCCGGGAACGCTCGAGCTGCGGGTCGGCACCCAGGAACGCAACGACTACGACAGCACCGACTACCTCACCAGCAACCTGGCCTACCAGCTGACACCCACGCCCGAGCGGTTCGTGATCTACAACCGTCAGGTACGCCGGGTCTCCCGGTCGCTCAACGCCACCGAGGCGCTGCCGGTGCTGCGCCCCGAGGCCAACAAGGACGTCCAGGCCGCCGCGATGGCCGGCTCGGGTGACCGCCGGTTCGCGGCCCTGGTGGTCAGCGCCGGTAACCGTCAGGAGTTGCGGGTCGGCGCCGCGGCCGTGGGACAGCAGGCCGAGCTGGCCCGGCTGCGTCTGCCCGCCGGAGCCACCGGTCAGCCGGTCTGGGCTGTCACGTCGCCCGACCCGCAGACACCCGCAGTCGGCCTGATCACGGTCGGCGGGCGCCTCTACAGCTTCGACTCCGAGGGCGACGCGGTCACCCCGGTCGGCGGGCCGGGTCCGGCCGGGGGCATCGCCGCGGTGGCCGTTGCTCCGGACGGTCGCCGGATCGCGCTGGTGGCCGGTGGCCGGGTGTCGATCGCGTCGCTGTCGACCAGCGGCGACGGGGTGCAGATCCGTCAGTCGCGACAGATCCTCACCCCGCTGCTGCGCCGGGCGAGCGCCGTCGACTGGAGCAGCGAGACCTGGCTGACCGTCGCCGGTGACCGCGCCGACCGCAACCGCGTGGCGATCTTCGAGGTGACGGTCGACGGGACACAGATGACCGAGCGGCTCGAGGACATCGGCACCGAGGCCGTCACCTACCTGACGGCCTATCCGCAGCGTCCGACCGTCGGCAAGGAGAGCTCGGACAACGTCGCGTACGTCGCCGACGGTGACGCGTTCTCCGTGCCGTCCGGGCCGGTCCGGATCACCGTCGCGGACCTGGCCGACCCGGTGGCCGACCCGCCGGCCGATGTGGTGCCGACCGCGCCGTTCTTCCTGCGCTGA
- a CDS encoding ComF family protein, with product MAAARLSGLGADLADLVLPSACAGCDADRVPLRFGVCARCASALEALTPYSTAPVPPPAGMPPCTAVGPYAGALRGVLLAYKEKGRHRLAGPLGALLAVAVARVATPGRPVTLIPVPSTASAVRERHGDHMVRLATHAVRRLRTAGWNAELSQPLRALPRPDSASLDVAGRAAAAESSLRIKDARIRISRRRPTMRGTLIVVDDIVTTGATLAAVTGRLREADMQVTAAAVLAATKLRGGRVPAGVRAAAAAPPGPKVSRSVPRTRGDWRASAG from the coding sequence ATGGCTGCCGCACGATTGTCCGGTCTCGGCGCCGACCTGGCCGACCTCGTCCTGCCCAGCGCCTGCGCCGGCTGCGACGCCGACCGTGTGCCACTGCGGTTCGGCGTGTGCGCCCGGTGTGCGAGCGCCCTGGAAGCCCTGACGCCCTATTCCACGGCTCCGGTGCCTCCACCCGCGGGCATGCCTCCCTGTACGGCTGTCGGCCCGTACGCGGGGGCGTTGCGAGGTGTGCTGCTCGCGTACAAGGAGAAGGGCCGGCATCGACTCGCCGGGCCGCTGGGCGCGCTGCTCGCGGTGGCCGTCGCCCGGGTCGCGACCCCGGGCCGGCCGGTGACGCTGATTCCCGTGCCGTCGACGGCGAGCGCCGTCCGGGAGCGGCACGGCGACCACATGGTGCGACTGGCCACACACGCCGTGCGACGGCTGCGAACGGCCGGCTGGAACGCTGAGCTGAGTCAGCCGCTCCGGGCGCTCCCGCGTCCGGACTCCGCGTCACTGGACGTAGCCGGTCGCGCTGCGGCGGCTGAGAGTTCGCTGCGAATCAAGGACGCCCGGATCCGGATTTCGCGACGCCGACCGACGATGAGAGGCACCCTGATAGTGGTTGACGACATCGTCACGACCGGCGCCACGCTGGCCGCGGTCACGGGTCGTCTCCGGGAGGCGGACATGCAGGTCACGGCGGCTGCGGTGCTGGCGGCGACAAAACTGCGCGGCGGCCGGGTGCCGGCCGGCGTGCGAGCCGCCGCGGCCGCTCCACCAGGGCCGAAAGTCTCCCGGTCCGTTCCCCGAACGAGGGGTGACTGGCGGGCGTCGGCAGGTTAG